Proteins found in one Streptococcus criceti HS-6 genomic segment:
- the metG gene encoding methionine--tRNA ligase, giving the protein MSNKTFYVTTPIYYPSGKLHIGSAYTTIACDVLARYKRMMNYDVRYLTGLDEHGQKIQQKAQEAGITPQEYVDGMAKEVKELWELLDISYDQFIRTTDDFHEEVVAKIFEKLLAQGDIYLGEYTGWYSVSDEEFFTESQLAEVYRDENGNMIGGVAPSGHEVEKVSEESYFFRMSKYADRLIAYYKEHPEFIQPDGRMNEMLKNFIEPGLEDLAVSRTTYTWGIKVPSNPKHVIYVWIDALMNYITALGYGQENQANFDKFWHNDANHEVLHMIGKDILRFHSIYWPIMLMALDLPLPTRLVAHGWFVMQDGKMSKSKGNVVYPEMLVERFGLDPLRYYLMRSLPVGSDGTFTPEDYVGRINYELANDLGNLLNRTVAMINKYFDGNVPAFATATEFDADLAAVVADNIAAYHQQMEAIDFPKALEAVWTIISRTNKYIDETAPWLLAKNEDQKVQLAAVLAHLAASLRVIAHLIQPFMMETSNAIMEQLGLGKDFDLENLSLAGLPTDIKVVKKGRPIFPRLDMDEEIAYIKEQMTVDKPQSEKEWNPEEVELKSSKSQIKFDDFDKIDIRVAEVKNVERVQGSDKLLRFRLDAGDGEDRQILSGIAKFYPNEQELVGKKLQIVANLKPRKMMKQYVSQGMILSAEHEGQLTLLTVDPSVPNGSVIG; this is encoded by the coding sequence ATGTCTAATAAAACTTTTTATGTGACGACTCCAATCTATTATCCATCAGGCAAGTTGCACATTGGGTCTGCCTATACGACCATTGCCTGTGATGTTCTGGCTCGCTATAAACGCATGATGAATTATGATGTGCGTTATTTGACTGGGCTTGACGAACATGGTCAAAAAATTCAGCAAAAAGCCCAAGAAGCTGGCATCACTCCTCAAGAATATGTTGACGGTATGGCTAAGGAAGTTAAAGAGCTGTGGGAACTCTTGGACATTTCTTATGACCAATTTATCCGCACCACAGATGATTTCCACGAAGAAGTGGTTGCTAAGATTTTCGAAAAATTGCTAGCGCAGGGTGACATCTACCTTGGTGAGTACACAGGTTGGTACTCTGTCTCTGATGAAGAATTCTTCACGGAAAGCCAATTGGCTGAGGTCTACCGCGATGAAAATGGTAATATGATTGGCGGTGTAGCTCCATCTGGCCATGAGGTTGAAAAGGTCTCAGAAGAATCCTATTTCTTCCGCATGAGTAAGTACGCCGATCGCTTGATTGCCTATTATAAGGAGCACCCAGAGTTCATTCAGCCTGACGGTCGTATGAACGAAATGCTCAAAAACTTTATCGAACCAGGCTTAGAAGATTTAGCGGTTTCTCGTACGACCTACACTTGGGGGATTAAGGTGCCATCAAATCCAAAACATGTTATCTATGTTTGGATTGATGCCCTGATGAACTATATTACCGCACTTGGCTATGGACAGGAAAATCAGGCTAACTTTGATAAATTCTGGCACAATGATGCTAACCATGAAGTTCTTCACATGATTGGAAAAGACATCCTGCGTTTCCACTCCATCTACTGGCCTATTATGCTGATGGCTCTTGATTTGCCATTGCCAACACGCTTAGTGGCGCACGGTTGGTTCGTCATGCAAGATGGCAAGATGTCCAAATCAAAAGGTAATGTTGTTTATCCAGAAATGTTGGTCGAACGCTTCGGACTGGATCCTCTTCGTTACTACCTCATGCGTAGCCTTCCCGTTGGTTCAGATGGGACCTTTACGCCAGAGGACTATGTCGGTCGGATTAATTATGAATTAGCCAACGATTTGGGCAACCTCCTCAATCGGACGGTTGCTATGATTAATAAATATTTTGATGGCAATGTTCCTGCCTTTGCCACAGCCACTGAATTTGATGCAGACTTGGCGGCAGTTGTAGCGGACAATATTGCAGCCTACCACCAACAGATGGAAGCTATTGATTTTCCTAAGGCCTTAGAAGCAGTTTGGACCATCATTTCGCGCACTAATAAGTATATTGATGAAACAGCACCTTGGCTGCTGGCCAAGAATGAAGATCAAAAGGTTCAGTTAGCAGCTGTTTTGGCTCACTTAGCCGCTAGCCTGCGTGTTATTGCTCACCTTATCCAACCGTTCATGATGGAAACATCCAATGCCATTATGGAACAGCTGGGCTTGGGTAAAGACTTTGATTTAGAAAATCTTAGCTTGGCTGGTCTGCCAACGGACATCAAAGTGGTTAAAAAAGGAAGGCCTATTTTCCCGCGTCTGGATATGGACGAGGAAATTGCCTATATCAAAGAACAAATGACAGTCGACAAACCTCAGTCCGAAAAAGAATGGAATCCTGAGGAGGTTGAGCTTAAATCCAGCAAGAGCCAGATTAAATTTGATGATTTTGACAAGATTGACATTCGTGTTGCAGAAGTTAAGAATGTTGAGAGAGTTCAAGGTTCTGATAAATTGCTGCGCTTCCGTCTCGATGCTGGTGATGGTGAAGATCGCCAAATCCTTTCTGGTATTGCTAAGTTCTATCCAAATGAGCAAGAGCTAGTCGGTAAGAAGTTACAAATCGTCGCCAACCTTAAACCGCGTAAGATGATGAAACAATATGTCAGCCAAGGAATGATTCTCTCGGCTGAACATGAAGGCCAATTGACCCTGCTAACCGTTGATCCTAGCGTGCCAAATGGCTCTGTTATTGGTTAG
- a CDS encoding SPJ_0845 family protein, producing MAIQYKKTDELEKMLEGFASFPDFEGGNDPKSKKDEKKSEKN from the coding sequence ATGGCTATTCAATATAAGAAAACAGACGAGCTTGAAAAAATGCTGGAAGGTTTTGCCAGCTTCCCTGATTTTGAGGGTGGGAATGATCCCAAGTCTAAAAAGGATGAAAAAAAATCTGAAAAGAACTAA
- a CDS encoding permease produces MAIFQNLPDSVLQWLAIFLSIIIEALPFVLLGSILSGFIEVYLTPDIVNKYLPKQKFLRILFGTFVGFIFPSCECGIVPIITRFLEKKVPSYTAVPFLTTAPIINPIVLFATYSAFGNSFYVLTLRLIGAIIVAVSLGILLGFFVNDNILRDNYVSHEHGDYSQISWGKKAFHALAHAVDEFFDTGRYLIFGSLVASAMQIYIPTQILRTVGHTPLLAILVMMLMAFILSLCSEADAFIGASLLSTFGIGPVTAFLLIGPMVDIKNLLMMLKSFKVRFIGQFVGVSSTVIIIYCLLVGVL; encoded by the coding sequence ATGGCAATTTTTCAAAACTTACCAGACAGCGTCCTCCAATGGTTGGCCATCTTCTTGTCCATCATCATTGAGGCGCTGCCTTTTGTACTTTTAGGCTCCATTTTATCAGGTTTTATCGAAGTCTATCTGACTCCTGATATTGTCAATAAATACCTGCCGAAACAGAAATTTTTGCGCATTCTCTTTGGTACTTTCGTTGGCTTTATTTTTCCATCCTGTGAATGTGGTATTGTGCCTATCATCACTCGTTTTTTGGAAAAGAAGGTGCCCAGCTATACGGCTGTGCCCTTTTTGACTACAGCACCGATTATTAATCCTATCGTGCTTTTTGCGACCTACTCAGCCTTCGGAAATTCCTTCTATGTTTTGACCTTACGCTTAATCGGCGCTATTATTGTTGCTGTTAGTCTGGGGATTTTGTTGGGGTTCTTCGTCAACGATAATATCTTAAGGGATAACTATGTCAGTCACGAACATGGAGATTACAGCCAGATAAGTTGGGGAAAGAAGGCCTTTCACGCTCTGGCTCATGCTGTTGACGAATTCTTTGATACCGGTCGTTATCTGATTTTTGGTAGTCTAGTAGCCTCAGCCATGCAGATTTATATTCCAACTCAGATATTACGAACAGTTGGGCATACGCCTCTATTAGCCATCCTAGTCATGATGCTGATGGCCTTCATTCTCTCACTCTGTAGCGAAGCCGATGCCTTTATCGGAGCCAGTCTCTTATCAACTTTTGGCATTGGCCCAGTAACGGCTTTCCTCTTGATTGGGCCAATGGTTGACATTAAGAACCTACTGATGATGCTCAAGTCCTTCAAGGTCCGATTTATTGGACAATTTGTTGGGGTCTCTAGCACGGTCATTATCATCTATTGTCTACTTGTGGGGGTTCTATAA
- a CDS encoding TIGR03943 family putative permease subunit, giving the protein MIRFLILAGYFELTMYLQLSGKLNQYINIHYSYLAYISMILSFLLAVVQLTIWMRKMKTHSHLTGRWAKLFSPFILVFPVLVGLLVPTVTLNSTTVSAKGYSFPLAEGSSGGTSADGTTVQYLKPDTSAYFTSAAYKTEMQKEMKPYLNKDRIEITTENYMEVMELIYLYPDRFVGKTITYTGFVYNDPKQKDHQFLFRFGIIHCIADSGVYGLSTTGNSQHYSNNTWVQATGTVHIEYNQTLKQSLPVLKISKCQAVSQPDNPYVYRVF; this is encoded by the coding sequence ATGATTCGATTTCTGATTTTAGCGGGTTATTTTGAGTTGACTATGTATCTACAGTTATCAGGTAAGCTCAACCAGTATATCAATATTCATTACTCCTACCTAGCCTATATTTCTATGATCCTCTCCTTTCTTTTGGCCGTTGTCCAGCTGACTATCTGGATGAGAAAGATGAAGACCCACAGTCACCTGACTGGACGCTGGGCCAAATTATTCAGCCCTTTTATTCTAGTTTTTCCGGTCTTGGTAGGACTTTTAGTACCAACAGTCACCCTTAATTCAACAACTGTTTCGGCCAAAGGCTACAGTTTCCCTCTAGCAGAGGGATCATCTGGCGGAACCAGTGCTGATGGAACAACCGTCCAATACCTCAAGCCAGATACCTCAGCCTACTTCACCTCGGCTGCTTACAAGACTGAAATGCAAAAGGAAATGAAACCTTATTTAAACAAGGATAGGATTGAGATTACCACTGAAAACTATATGGAAGTAATGGAGCTGATTTATCTCTATCCAGACCGCTTTGTTGGTAAAACCATTACCTATACAGGTTTTGTTTACAATGATCCGAAACAAAAGGACCATCAATTCCTCTTTCGCTTTGGGATTATCCACTGCATAGCTGACTCCGGTGTTTATGGCTTGTCAACTACTGGCAATAGTCAGCATTATTCTAATAACACCTGGGTTCAGGCTACCGGCACTGTCCATATTGAGTATAATCAGACTCTAAAGCAGAGCCTGCCTGTCCTGAAAATATCCAAGTGCCAAGCCGTCAGCCAGCCTGATAACCCTTATGTTTATCGCGTCTTTTAA
- the ftsY gene encoding signal recognition particle-docking protein FtsY, producing the protein MGLFDRLFGRKKEKQEETEQNLASSEVLEDSVQVSEELTVEEQPSDAVQEHNDTTNHSVSEDLVQPQDKTEVMSEAPDPSWVKDVLDSENFMADYNALKSSLAEDNDILSEAVRSSEDTTSQEISSEVAETAKKFEHEEPADALKSPEATSLTTDYQPQVVSSEASLTSQSSQTYQAAEDKEAEPVPQAGEAAQAADVSETAQSSVSIADPVQEASAVPSQEQENQLDQDSANDSQVPQSDLAVDSASLSTQETEQEKYNRSLKKTRTGLGARLNAFFANFRRVDEDFFEDLEEMLILSDVGVQVATNLTEDLRYEVKLENAKKTEDVRRVVIEKLVDIYEKDGHFNEKINFQDDLTVMLFVGVNGVGKTTSIGKLAYKYKNQGKKVMLVAADTFRAGAVAQLVEWGNRVGVPVVTGPEKADPASVVFDGMEKAVAEGVDVLMIDTAGRLQNKENLMAELGKISRIVKRVVPDAPHETLLALDASTGQNALSQAKEFSKITPLTGLVLTKIDGTAKGGVVLAIRQELDIPVKFIGFGEKIDDIGEFHSEEFMKGLLEGLI; encoded by the coding sequence ATGGGATTATTTGACCGCCTATTTGGCAGAAAAAAAGAGAAGCAAGAAGAAACAGAGCAAAATTTAGCAAGCTCTGAGGTTCTGGAAGACAGTGTCCAAGTTTCAGAAGAGCTAACCGTTGAAGAACAGCCATCGGATGCGGTCCAGGAGCACAACGATACAACGAATCATTCAGTATCAGAGGACCTTGTGCAGCCTCAAGATAAGACAGAAGTTATGTCGGAAGCTCCAGACCCTTCTTGGGTCAAAGATGTTCTTGACTCTGAAAATTTTATGGCAGACTACAATGCCCTCAAGTCCTCCTTAGCTGAGGATAATGATATTCTTTCAGAAGCGGTTAGGAGTTCAGAGGACACTACCAGCCAAGAAATTTCTTCGGAGGTCGCTGAGACTGCAAAAAAGTTTGAACATGAGGAGCCTGCCGATGCGCTAAAGTCACCAGAGGCGACCTCTTTAACGACTGACTACCAGCCTCAAGTAGTTTCTTCAGAAGCTTCGTTGACATCACAGTCGTCTCAAACCTACCAAGCCGCTGAAGATAAAGAAGCAGAACCAGTCCCTCAAGCGGGAGAAGCTGCCCAAGCAGCGGATGTTTCAGAAACAGCTCAGTCATCTGTATCTATAGCCGACCCAGTTCAGGAAGCGTCAGCTGTTCCAAGTCAGGAGCAGGAAAATCAATTGGATCAAGATTCAGCCAACGATTCTCAAGTACCCCAATCTGATTTGGCAGTTGATTCAGCCAGCTTATCGACTCAAGAAACGGAGCAGGAGAAGTATAACCGTAGTCTGAAAAAGACACGGACGGGACTTGGAGCTCGCCTCAATGCCTTCTTTGCGAATTTCCGTCGGGTTGATGAGGATTTCTTTGAAGACCTAGAAGAAATGTTGATCCTCTCTGATGTTGGTGTGCAGGTGGCAACTAATTTGACCGAGGATTTGCGTTATGAAGTTAAATTAGAAAACGCCAAGAAGACCGAGGATGTCCGCCGAGTAGTCATTGAAAAACTGGTGGATATCTACGAAAAGGATGGTCACTTTAACGAAAAAATTAATTTTCAAGATGATCTGACTGTTATGCTTTTTGTCGGTGTCAACGGTGTTGGGAAAACAACCTCGATTGGTAAGCTGGCTTACAAGTACAAGAATCAAGGTAAGAAGGTTATGCTGGTTGCAGCAGATACCTTCCGAGCTGGAGCTGTTGCCCAATTGGTTGAATGGGGCAATCGGGTCGGTGTGCCAGTGGTTACGGGTCCCGAAAAGGCTGATCCTGCTAGTGTTGTTTTTGATGGTATGGAAAAGGCAGTAGCTGAAGGTGTTGATGTCCTGATGATTGATACAGCTGGTCGCCTGCAAAATAAAGAGAACCTCATGGCTGAGCTGGGGAAAATCAGCCGGATTGTCAAGCGAGTTGTGCCTGACGCTCCTCACGAAACCCTTCTGGCTTTGGATGCTTCAACCGGTCAAAATGCTCTCAGTCAGGCCAAAGAATTTTCAAAGATTACCCCTTTGACCGGTCTCGTTCTAACCAAGATTGATGGAACGGCCAAGGGCGGTGTTGTCCTAGCAATTCGTCAAGAGTTGGACATTCCTGTTAAGTTCATTGGTTTTGGTGAAAAGATTGATGATATCGGTGAATTTCATTCCGAAGAATTCATGAAGGGTCTGTTAGAAGGCCTGATTTAA
- a CDS encoding Cof-type HAD-IIB family hydrolase codes for MSGIKLLALDLDGTLFNSKKEISLENRRALKEAHDKGIKVVITTGRPLAAIGNLLADLDLVSSEDYSITFNGGLVQRNTGQILAKHALTFEDVEKIHAVLEPLGLPVDVLSEGIVYSVPSRDQKSLYHLANPLLTFVEIPSLTQLPRDIVYNKIVTVCPEDYLDQRIAQLPDSLRQDYEVFKSREIILELMPKGVHKAVGLQLLCDRLGVEANQVMAVGDEENDLTMLKWAGLGVAMANGVALVKETADVVTRRTNEESGVAEAVDRYILEKL; via the coding sequence ATGTCGGGTATTAAACTATTAGCTCTAGATTTAGATGGCACTCTTTTTAATAGCAAGAAGGAAATTAGCTTGGAGAACCGTCGTGCCTTAAAGGAAGCCCACGATAAGGGAATCAAGGTTGTGATTACAACAGGCAGACCCCTTGCTGCTATTGGGAATCTCTTGGCAGATCTGGATTTAGTCAGTTCAGAAGACTACAGTATCACCTTTAATGGAGGTCTAGTTCAACGCAATACTGGCCAAATTTTAGCCAAGCACGCTTTGACCTTTGAAGATGTTGAGAAGATTCATGCTGTCTTGGAACCGCTCGGCCTGCCGGTCGATGTCCTCTCAGAAGGAATTGTTTACAGTGTTCCCAGTCGAGATCAGAAGTCACTCTATCATCTGGCCAATCCCCTTCTGACTTTTGTCGAAATTCCTAGTCTAACTCAATTGCCTAGGGATATTGTTTATAATAAGATTGTCACCGTCTGTCCGGAAGACTATCTCGACCAAAGAATTGCTCAACTTCCAGATAGTTTGCGGCAGGACTATGAGGTCTTTAAATCACGGGAAATCATTCTGGAACTCATGCCCAAGGGCGTTCATAAGGCAGTTGGCCTGCAGCTGCTTTGCGACCGCTTAGGTGTAGAAGCCAACCAGGTTATGGCAGTCGGTGATGAAGAAAATGACCTAACAATGCTGAAATGGGCAGGATTAGGCGTTGCCATGGCTAATGGTGTCGCTTTAGTCAAGGAAACGGCTGATGTGGTAACGAGACGTACCAATGAAGAATCGGGTGTGGCAGAAGCTGTTGACCGCTATATTTTAGAAAAGTTATGA
- a CDS encoding Cof-type HAD-IIB family hydrolase: MSKIKLIATDMDGTFLKGDGSYDRERFSRLLPKLKEQDILFTVASGRAMIALEKVFAGFEQDLAFVAENGSFVLYNDRVLFEAKMESDFYLKITDLLDSLPDLTGYMLSGRRGAYALETVSDEYINFAKDYYENVQRVSSLADVSDDIFKITVNFTQETIHQREAWLNQHLDGATAMTTGFESLDIVLSNVDKSTGLAAMCQKLGLAPDQVLAFGDNMNDYQMMEFAGQAVATANARQEVKAISNQVIGHCNEESVISYMEGLVE, translated from the coding sequence GTGTCAAAAATAAAATTAATTGCAACAGATATGGATGGAACCTTCCTCAAGGGAGACGGCAGCTATGATAGGGAGCGTTTTAGCCGGCTTCTACCCAAGCTGAAAGAGCAGGACATCCTTTTTACAGTAGCTAGCGGTCGAGCTATGATTGCTTTGGAAAAGGTTTTTGCTGGTTTTGAGCAGGATCTGGCCTTCGTTGCAGAAAACGGTTCTTTTGTCCTTTATAATGATCGGGTCCTTTTTGAAGCTAAGATGGAGTCGGATTTTTATTTGAAAATTACGGATTTACTAGATAGCCTGCCTGATTTAACGGGGTATATGCTGTCTGGTCGCCGGGGGGCCTATGCCTTGGAAACTGTTTCTGATGAGTATATTAATTTTGCTAAGGATTATTATGAAAATGTCCAGCGGGTTTCTAGTCTGGCTGATGTTTCTGACGATATTTTTAAGATTACGGTCAATTTCACTCAAGAGACCATTCATCAGCGGGAGGCTTGGCTAAATCAGCATCTGGATGGTGCAACAGCTATGACAACTGGCTTTGAGTCCCTGGACATTGTCCTATCCAATGTTGATAAATCAACAGGGCTAGCCGCTATGTGCCAAAAGCTTGGACTAGCTCCAGATCAAGTGCTGGCTTTCGGTGATAATATGAATGATTATCAGATGATGGAATTTGCAGGTCAAGCAGTCGCAACAGCTAATGCCAGACAAGAAGTAAAGGCGATCTCTAATCAGGTTATCGGTCATTGTAACGAGGAATCTGTTATATCTTACATGGAAGGACTTGTAGAATAG
- a CDS encoding zinc-binding dehydrogenase, which translates to MSIAKKMKAVLKSEPGYDHMSLEEIDVPEVYGDRVLMKVAYTGICGTDIHTFKGEYKNAVTPLVLGHEFSGQVVAVGEDVTTVKVGDRVTSETTFDTCGKCVYCRNKEYNLCENRSGIGTKAFGSMANYVLTREESVHVLPDNVSYQLAAMSEPLASCVHAMYQKTPLTLHDSILIIGPGPMGLLSLQIAKEIGAFTIVSGTTKDEDRLKIAKELGADIVVNTQKEDLESIVKKATNGVGLDIVYDCSGAIQAVNAALPLLKKGGTLQQVGLFAKDLNEMDQRTIIQHEVNYIGSRSQNPFDWDIAIHLESKGAINTEKMVTAVYDLEHWRDAFEAMMAGKELKVLIASNPEELS; encoded by the coding sequence ATGAGTATTGCTAAAAAAATGAAAGCTGTATTAAAATCGGAGCCAGGTTATGATCACATGTCACTTGAAGAAATAGACGTTCCAGAAGTTTACGGGGACCGTGTCTTGATGAAAGTGGCTTACACTGGTATTTGTGGTACAGATATTCATACCTTTAAAGGAGAATATAAGAACGCTGTGACACCATTAGTTCTAGGTCACGAATTTTCCGGTCAGGTCGTTGCTGTAGGGGAAGATGTGACAACAGTGAAGGTTGGAGACCGCGTAACAAGTGAAACAACTTTTGACACATGTGGTAAGTGTGTCTATTGCCGAAATAAAGAGTATAATCTCTGTGAAAATAGGTCGGGTATAGGGACGAAAGCTTTTGGCAGCATGGCTAATTACGTACTAACCAGGGAAGAAAGTGTTCATGTTTTGCCAGATAATGTTAGTTATCAATTGGCTGCCATGTCAGAACCATTAGCCTCCTGTGTCCATGCTATGTATCAAAAGACTCCACTAACCTTGCATGATAGTATCTTGATTATTGGCCCTGGACCAATGGGACTTCTTTCCTTACAGATTGCGAAGGAGATTGGCGCCTTTACAATCGTATCGGGTACGACAAAGGATGAAGACCGCTTAAAAATTGCGAAGGAGCTAGGAGCAGATATTGTTGTAAACACGCAAAAAGAAGATTTAGAGTCAATCGTTAAGAAAGCTACCAATGGCGTCGGGTTAGATATCGTATACGATTGTTCAGGTGCTATACAAGCTGTTAATGCCGCCTTGCCGCTGCTGAAAAAAGGAGGCACTCTCCAACAAGTCGGACTGTTTGCAAAAGATTTAAATGAAATGGACCAACGGACAATTATTCAGCATGAGGTTAATTATATTGGTTCACGTTCCCAAAATCCTTTTGATTGGGATATTGCAATCCATCTAGAAAGCAAGGGAGCTATTAATACTGAAAAAATGGTGACGGCTGTTTATGATTTAGAGCATTGGCGAGATGCTTTCGAAGCCATGATGGCAGGAAAAGAATTAAAAGTGTTGATTGCTTCTAACCCAGAAGAACTTTCCTAG
- a CDS encoding PTS galactitol transporter subunit IIC has translation MSTLTNIVQGILNMGSSVVLPIIIFILAMVFRVPVKKAITSGLTVGIGMLGINLVLGLLSDNVGPAAQAMVERMGLNLTVVDAGWPAVSAATWAQPIAAVMIPVILIVNLVMLAFKWTKTLNIDIWNYWHMSAAAATGYVVTGNFFWGILCGIAYTIIVQIVADKTAPYVQEYYGLEGVAFTTGSAQGYGLIGIPVAWLVSKIPGIKNLHVEPEAIQKRFGIFGEPMIMGIIIGIVLSLLGGYDITKTLQTGMAMGAVMFILPRMVKILMEGLIPIQEAAQAMLQKRYEGREIFLGMDAALATGSPAALSTGLLMVPITLFIAIILPGNRVLPFADLATIPFFAALVVPTRKGNILHSVISLTVVITLALWMATDFAPVLTHMSEGIVKFPKGAAQVSNFDTGGNVLNWIFLKLSQLLKSLVG, from the coding sequence ATGAGTACATTAACAAATATAGTTCAAGGTATTCTAAATATGGGATCTAGTGTAGTCCTTCCCATTATTATTTTCATATTGGCAATGGTCTTTAGAGTACCTGTGAAAAAAGCTATTACCTCAGGCTTAACCGTAGGTATTGGGATGTTAGGTATCAATCTCGTATTGGGCTTATTATCTGATAATGTCGGACCAGCGGCTCAGGCAATGGTCGAACGGATGGGCCTTAATTTAACTGTTGTTGATGCCGGTTGGCCCGCAGTTTCAGCTGCAACATGGGCTCAGCCAATTGCCGCAGTGATGATTCCGGTTATCTTAATTGTTAACTTGGTAATGTTAGCCTTCAAGTGGACAAAGACATTAAATATTGATATTTGGAACTATTGGCATATGAGTGCTGCGGCCGCAACGGGTTATGTTGTTACAGGTAATTTTTTCTGGGGAATCCTTTGTGGTATTGCTTATACCATTATTGTTCAAATTGTCGCTGATAAAACTGCTCCTTATGTTCAAGAATATTATGGATTAGAAGGGGTAGCCTTTACCACCGGTTCTGCACAGGGATATGGCTTGATTGGTATCCCAGTTGCTTGGCTGGTCAGTAAGATTCCAGGCATCAAAAATTTACATGTAGAGCCTGAAGCTATTCAAAAGAGATTTGGTATTTTTGGAGAACCAATGATTATGGGGATAATTATTGGTATCGTCCTATCCTTGCTGGGGGGCTACGATATTACGAAAACCCTGCAAACAGGGATGGCTATGGGAGCTGTCATGTTTATCTTGCCACGTATGGTAAAAATCTTGATGGAAGGATTGATCCCTATTCAAGAAGCTGCGCAAGCCATGCTGCAAAAACGTTATGAAGGCCGTGAAATTTTCTTGGGAATGGATGCCGCTTTGGCAACCGGTTCACCAGCTGCCCTGTCTACAGGTCTCTTAATGGTGCCTATCACCTTGTTTATCGCAATCATTTTACCAGGAAATAGGGTACTCCCATTTGCCGATTTAGCAACCATTCCATTTTTTGCAGCCTTAGTTGTACCAACGCGCAAAGGTAACATTCTTCATTCGGTTATTTCTTTGACGGTGGTTATTACTCTGGCTCTGTGGATGGCAACAGATTTTGCTCCAGTGCTAACCCACATGTCCGAAGGAATTGTTAAGTTCCCTAAAGGGGCTGCTCAAGTTTCTAACTTTGATACGGGGGGTAACGTTTTAAACTGGATTTTCTTGAAATTGTCACAATTGCTAAAGTCACTAGTTGGCTGA
- a CDS encoding PTS sugar transporter subunit IIB, translating into MAKVKVLVACGAGIATSTVVMKKIEDLFANNQIDAEFRQIKIAEAASLQNDYDMLITTTMLPTTYDIPAIKAMSFLTGINQAKAEEEILNTVKQIQAGN; encoded by the coding sequence ATGGCAAAGGTAAAAGTATTGGTGGCTTGTGGAGCTGGGATCGCAACTTCAACAGTAGTCATGAAAAAAATTGAAGATCTTTTTGCAAACAACCAGATTGATGCAGAATTTCGACAAATAAAAATCGCCGAGGCAGCCTCACTTCAGAACGATTATGATATGTTAATCACTACGACAATGCTTCCAACAACGTACGATATTCCAGCTATCAAGGCTATGTCCTTCTTAACAGGAATTAATCAGGCAAAAGCAGAGGAAGAAATTTTGAATACGGTTAAACAAATCCAAGCAGGGAACTAA
- a CDS encoding PTS sugar transporter subunit IIA has product MSENIKLLDYLDERLIFTGQSFKTSTDLFETISNVALKLGNVRKDFLPRVMDREANFPTGIQLENIGVAIPHTDAECILKEFVAVVVNQSPTIFKSMEDPSQSVQASIVFVLGLNQPHKQLEMLQSLMGLLQNEKLLFQIVAATSAEEVLKIVKTNKL; this is encoded by the coding sequence ATGTCTGAAAATATAAAATTATTAGATTATCTAGATGAGCGTTTGATTTTTACTGGTCAATCATTTAAGACGAGTACGGATTTATTTGAAACTATTTCTAACGTAGCGCTGAAGCTGGGGAATGTTAGGAAAGACTTTCTTCCTCGTGTTATGGATAGAGAAGCAAATTTTCCTACGGGAATCCAATTAGAAAATATTGGTGTTGCTATTCCCCACACAGATGCTGAATGCATTCTCAAAGAGTTTGTAGCAGTAGTGGTTAATCAAAGCCCAACTATTTTTAAGAGTATGGAAGATCCTTCTCAGTCTGTTCAAGCGAGTATTGTATTTGTTTTAGGGCTGAATCAGCCTCATAAGCAACTGGAAATGCTTCAATCATTGATGGGATTACTGCAAAATGAAAAGTTATTATTTCAGATAGTAGCAGCGACTTCTGCAGAAGAAGTACTAAAAATTGTAAAAACTAATAAATTATAA